GCTGCAGCATCAAACTGAACAAGCCGATCATCGGCATAGGTGCACCTGCCGGTGCGTACCTGCCCGAGGTGTCAAAACGCCTAGGCACAGACTTCATACTGCCCAAATATTCAGATGTGGGTAATGCGGTGGGAGCGGTCACAGGCGGCATAATCGAGCGCGAAGAGATACTCATAAAGCCCAACGTGGAAAACATGGTGGGCGATATTCCGTGCACCGTTTTCGCCAAGTTCGGGCGTTTCATAATGGACAGCATATCCGAGGGGATAGAGTTCGCCAAGACCAGGGGCACAGAATACGTAAGGGAACTGGCACTTAGGGATGGAGCCGAAGACGTCGTCGTCACCGATGATGTGAAGATCAGCAAGATACGTGCCAAGAACATGCCCAGCGAGTTCATCGTGATCGACGTAACGGTGACCGTCACGGCGGCAGGGAAGCCCAAGATGTTCCAAGTATGATCAGAGTACGTGGAACTCCTTCATACTGCGGACCTTGAGCTTCTCGCCGCGGCCGACCCTTATCGCGCCTACAGCTATATTTGCGCCCTGAACGGTGGTCATGAACGGGATCTCCAGTTCCACTGCCAGCCTGCGCATCGTATATCCGTCGCGCCTCGAACCGGATTTCATGGCCGGGGTGTTGATGATCAGGTTGATCTTTCCGTCCCTCATGAGGCCTATCGCGTTCGGCTTGAGCTTCTCGTCCAGTTTGAAGACGGTCGTTGTGTCCACACCGTTCTCCCTCAGGTATGTGGAGGTTCCCTTGGTGGCGTATATTGTGAATCCCATCTCCTTCAGCCCGCGTGCCGCATCCAGCACCCTGGGCTTGTCCTGGTCGTTCACGGTAATGTACACTCCTCCGGACATCGGGAGCTTGTTGCCTGCGGCTATCAAAGCTTTATAGCAGGCGATGTAGAAGTCCTCGTCTATGCCCATCACCTCTCCTGTGCTTTTCATCTCGGGCGTGAGAATGGAATCAACGCCCGGAAGCTTCAGGAACGGGAACACCGAAGCCTTTACCGCGTAGTGGTCGATCGACCTATACCCCGAGAGTCCGAAATCCTTCAGCTTCTTGCCGAGCATAACCTTCGTGGCGATCTTGGCCAGAGGTACGCCCGTGGCCTTTGAGATGAACGGAATCGTCCTGGAGGCGCGAGGATTGGCCTCGATCATGAAGATCTCATCGTCTTTGACGGCCAGCTGAAGATTCATAAGGCCCTTTATGTGAAGTGCCAGCGCCACTCTTTCTGATATCTCCACTATCCCATCTATTATCTTCTGGCTAAGTGTGAAAGGCGGCATGACCATCGTCGCGTCGCCGGAGTGGCAGCCGGCGTACTCCACGTGCTCCATTATGCCGCCGATGTAGACGTCCTCGCCGTCGCTGAGCACATCGATATCGATCTCGACGGCCTCTGTGAGGTACTTGTCTATGAGTATGGGGTGATGCCTGGAAACCTTGACAGCGGTTTCGACGTATGTCTTTAGCTCGTCTTCGGAATAGACAATCTCCATGGCCCTCCCTCCGAGGACGTATGAAGGCCTGACCAGTACGGGGTATCCGATCTCGGAGGCGATGATCCTTGCTTCTTCGAAAGAATAGCCAGTGCCCGACCTGGGCTGGAGTATTCCGAGCTGGTCCATCAGCTTGGAGAACCTCCTTCTGTCCTCGGCGACGTCCATATCATCGGGGACCGTGCCCAGAATTTTCGTTTTTGTACCCTTCAAGGCCTTCTCCAGGTCTACGGCGAGGTTGACGCTGGTCTGTCCTCCGAATTGCACTATCACGCCGTCGGCCTGTTCTTCCTCTATGATATCCAGTACATCCTCGAGCGTCAAAGGTTCGAAGTAAAGGCGGTCCGATACATCGTAGTCGGTCGAAACGGTCTCTGGGTTGTTGTTGATGATAACGGCATCGACGCCCTCTTCCTGCAATGCGAACACTCCATGCACGCAACAGTAGTCGAACTCGATACCCTGTCCTATCCTGATGGGCCCTCCTCCTATGACGACGACGCGCCTCTTGTTTTCGTCCCTGAAAGTTTCGGACGACCTGCCGTACGTAGAATAGAAATAAGGCGTGATGGCGGCGAACTCTGCGGCGCAGGTGTCCACCATCTTGTAGACCGACTTGATGCCGTTGGCCTTGCGGTCGTTCCTGAATTTGATCTCATCGGTCTTGATCAGTTCGGCGATGACCGGGTCGGCGAAGCCCATTTCTTTTGCTTCCCTTATCAGGTCAGGGTCGGCGGGGTTCTTTTTCAGGCGTTCTTCCATCCTTATTATGTTCCTGATCTTGATTATGAAATAGCGGTCCCAATCGGTCAGCTTGGCGATCCTTTCGACCGTCCAGCCCTTCCTGAGGGCCTCGCCGATTGCGAATATGCGGATGTCGGTTGCGTTCTCCAGTTCCTCTTCGATCTGTTCGTCGGTAAGGTCGACCGGGTCCAGTCCCCTTACGCCTATCTCCAGGGACCTGAGGCCTTTGAGCAAGGCCTCTTCGAATGTGCGCCCGATGGACATTATTTCACCGGTGCTCTTCATCTGGGTACCGAGATGGCGGTCCACCGTGCGGAACTTGTCGAAAGGCCAGCGCGGGATCTTGACCACCACGTAGTCTATCGAAGGCTCGAATGCCGCGTACGTTGTTCCGGTGATATCGTTCGGGATTTCGTCAAGCGTGTATCCCAGTGCGATCTTGGTGGCGACCCTTGCGATAGGATAGCCGGTCGCTTTTGAAGCCAGTGCGGAAGAGCGTGAGACACGTGGATTCACCTCGATCAGACGGTATTCGCTGTTGGCGGGGTTGAATGCGAACTGGACGTTGCAACCGCCCTCTATTCCCAGGGTGCGGATGACCTTTATAGCAGCCGTTCTAAGGCGCTGATGATCGTGGTCGGAGATGGTCAGCAGCGGCGCGCAGACTATGCTTTCTCCCGTGTGTATTCCCATAGCGTCGAGGTTTTCCATTTCGCATATAATTATGCAGTTGTCCTTGGAGTCCCTCATAACTTCGTATTCGAGCTCTTTCCATCCCAGGACGCTTTCTTCGATCAGCACCTGGCGGATGCGCGAGTACGCAAGTCCGCGGGCGCAGATGTCCATGAGCTCGTCCTCGTCATACGCCACGCCTCCGCCGGTGCCGCCCAGCGTATATGCGGGGCGCACAAGTACAGGATAGCGGCCGATCATCTTGGCGGCCTCTACCGCATCCGTCACGGAGTTGACGCTGCGGCTGATAGGGACCGGCTCGCCGATCCTCTCCATGGCCTCCTTGAACAGTTCCCTGTCCTCAGACATGGCGATGGCATCTGGCTGTGTTCCCAAAAGTTCGCATCCCAGCCTGGCGAGAGAACCGTTATCGTAAAGTTCCGAGCATATATTCAGGGCAGTCTGGCCCCCCATGCCCGAAAGGACCCCGTCCACACCTTCTTTTTCTATTATGGCGGCGACGGTCTCCGCGTTCAGCGGCTCGATGTAGACGCTGTCGGCCATGTCGACATCCGTCTGGATGGTCGCAGGGTTGGAGTTGACCAGGACGGTCTTGTATCCCTCTGCGCGGAGGGCGCGGCATGCCTGCGAGCCCGAAAAGTCGAACTCGGCCGCCTGACCTATGACGATGGGCCCGGAACCGATGACCATCAGTTTCTTGAAATCCTTCTTCAAAGTCTTCCCTCCTTCATTACTTTGCCGAACCTATCGAACAGGAAAAGCGTATCGGCAGGGCCGGGTTTTGCCTCCGGGTGGTACTGTGTTGAGAATATGGGCAGGTCCCTGTGCCTGCAGCCTTCCACCGTGCCGTCGTTAACGTTGATCTGGTCCGCTATAAGGCCTGTGCCGTCCAGCGAATTTGAATCCACTGCGTAGCCGTGGTTCTGCGACGTGATGTAAACACGGTCTTCGAACTTGACAGGCTGATTGTTGCCGCGGTGGCCAAACTTCATTTTATAGGTCTCGGCGCCCAGGGCCAACGCCAGCGTCTGGCTTCCGAAGCATATGCCGTACATGGGCAGGCGGGACGCAAGTTCTTTTTCCGTCCTGACGACGGTGTCGAGTATTTTCCGATGGGAAGGGTCTCCGGGACCGTTAGTGATCATAATGCCGTTGAGCCTGTGTTCGATGATCACGTCTGCAGGCGTATCGTAGGGGAATATAACAACGTTGAAACGGGAGGCAAGATCATCTATGATCGCGGATTTTGTACCGCAGTCGATCACTCCCACGGTGAGGTCCTTTCCCGTGTTAGAAACCGAGATCTCTTTGCACGAGACCTCGCCCACCAGGTTTCCTGTCATGGGGAATGGCATTTTCTGCAATTTCTTCACTGTATCTTCGGGCGACACGTCGATATCGGTTATTGCTCCCCTCATGGAGCCGCCGTCCCTGAGCCTTATGACGAGGTCGCGGGTGTCGATGCCCGAGATTCCCGGGACCTTGTTCTCTTTCAAAAAAGAATCGAGGGTCCTGCCACCGTACATGTCTGTCGGTTCTGTGCAGTTCTCCCTGACCACGAGCCCCCTGACGTGCACGTGCTTCGATTGTGAATATCCGTCAACTATTCCATAGTCTCCGGCCAAAGGATAGGTCATTACAAGTATCTGTCCGCGGAAAGAGGGGTCTGTGAGACTCTCCTGGTATCCGCTCATCCCGGTTCCGAAGACGACCTCGCCATCAGCCGGCGAGCGATATCCAAAAAGGCTGCCTTCATAAACAGTTCCGTCCTCAAGGACCAAATATCCGCGTGCCATCGGAGATTAATCACATTTCCGTTCCATATATAATGGCTTCCATTTCTGCTCTACACACCAGAACCAACCTTGTCTGATAATAGACATATGACCCGCCATTAAACGAAAGATGATTATCTGAGGACGCGATAGGCCGATTATGCGGATAATCGGGCGCGACCAACAGTCGAACAGCATAAAGGTCATGCCCGAGACGGACGAGGACCTCTGGCATTTATACAACGTGGTGGAGGCGGGAGACACCGTGACAGCCTCGACGACCAGGAGGGAGGAGAAGGCCGCGGACAAGATACGCGCAGAGCGCACCGAGAAGAAACGCATGACCCTTGGCGTCCGTATAGAGAAGATAGAATTTTCGGAGGACGATCTAAGGCTGAAGCTGCTGGGCACAATAGAGTCGGGGCCCCAGGACATAGGCCAGCATCATACCCTCATGATGGAGCCGGGGGACAGTCTGATAATCTCGAAGCAGAAATGGCGCGCCACCCAGTTAGAAAGATTGGAACGTGCCGTAAGAGATACCAATAAGCCCAGGATAATATTTGTTTCACTGGACCAGGACGATGCGACCGTCGCAGTTCTGAGGCAGTACGGCCTTAAGGAAATGGCGACGATCAGGTCCGGACGTTCCGGAAAGCAGTACGACGAGAAGAAAAGGGGATCGGACGGCTATCACGAGGAGATAATATCCAAGATCAGGGCGTGTGCCGAAAAAGACATGCCCGTTGTACTTCTTGGCCCGGGATTCGAAAAGGAGCTCCTTGCTGAAACAGGAAAAAGGTCCGATCCAGACCTCTTTTCCAGAAGTTACGTGTATCATACGGGTCAAT
This DNA window, taken from Methanomassiliicoccaceae archaeon, encodes the following:
- the carB gene encoding carbamoyl-phosphate synthase large subunit, which produces MKKDFKKLMVIGSGPIVIGQAAEFDFSGSQACRALRAEGYKTVLVNSNPATIQTDVDMADSVYIEPLNAETVAAIIEKEGVDGVLSGMGGQTALNICSELYDNGSLARLGCELLGTQPDAIAMSEDRELFKEAMERIGEPVPISRSVNSVTDAVEAAKMIGRYPVLVRPAYTLGGTGGGVAYDEDELMDICARGLAYSRIRQVLIEESVLGWKELEYEVMRDSKDNCIIICEMENLDAMGIHTGESIVCAPLLTISDHDHQRLRTAAIKVIRTLGIEGGCNVQFAFNPANSEYRLIEVNPRVSRSSALASKATGYPIARVATKIALGYTLDEIPNDITGTTYAAFEPSIDYVVVKIPRWPFDKFRTVDRHLGTQMKSTGEIMSIGRTFEEALLKGLRSLEIGVRGLDPVDLTDEQIEEELENATDIRIFAIGEALRKGWTVERIAKLTDWDRYFIIKIRNIIRMEERLKKNPADPDLIREAKEMGFADPVIAELIKTDEIKFRNDRKANGIKSVYKMVDTCAAEFAAITPYFYSTYGRSSETFRDENKRRVVVIGGGPIRIGQGIEFDYCCVHGVFALQEEGVDAVIINNNPETVSTDYDVSDRLYFEPLTLEDVLDIIEEEQADGVIVQFGGQTSVNLAVDLEKALKGTKTKILGTVPDDMDVAEDRRRFSKLMDQLGILQPRSGTGYSFEEARIIASEIGYPVLVRPSYVLGGRAMEIVYSEDELKTYVETAVKVSRHHPILIDKYLTEAVEIDIDVLSDGEDVYIGGIMEHVEYAGCHSGDATMVMPPFTLSQKIIDGIVEISERVALALHIKGLMNLQLAVKDDEIFMIEANPRASRTIPFISKATGVPLAKIATKVMLGKKLKDFGLSGYRSIDHYAVKASVFPFLKLPGVDSILTPEMKSTGEVMGIDEDFYIACYKALIAAGNKLPMSGGVYITVNDQDKPRVLDAARGLKEMGFTIYATKGTSTYLRENGVDTTTVFKLDEKLKPNAIGLMRDGKINLIINTPAMKSGSRRDGYTMRRLAVELEIPFMTTVQGANIAVGAIRVGRGEKLKVRSMKEFHVL
- the carA gene encoding glutamine-hydrolyzing carbamoyl-phosphate synthase small subunit; the protein is MARGYLVLEDGTVYEGSLFGYRSPADGEVVFGTGMSGYQESLTDPSFRGQILVMTYPLAGDYGIVDGYSQSKHVHVRGLVVRENCTEPTDMYGGRTLDSFLKENKVPGISGIDTRDLVIRLRDGGSMRGAITDIDVSPEDTVKKLQKMPFPMTGNLVGEVSCKEISVSNTGKDLTVGVIDCGTKSAIIDDLASRFNVVIFPYDTPADVIIEHRLNGIMITNGPGDPSHRKILDTVVRTEKELASRLPMYGICFGSQTLALALGAETYKMKFGHRGNNQPVKFEDRVYITSQNHGYAVDSNSLDGTGLIADQINVNDGTVEGCRHRDLPIFSTQYHPEAKPGPADTLFLFDRFGKVMKEGRL
- a CDS encoding mRNA surveillance protein pelota, translated to MRIIGRDQQSNSIKVMPETDEDLWHLYNVVEAGDTVTASTTRREEKAADKIRAERTEKKRMTLGVRIEKIEFSEDDLRLKLLGTIESGPQDIGQHHTLMMEPGDSLIISKQKWRATQLERLERAVRDTNKPRIIFVSLDQDDATVAVLRQYGLKEMATIRSGRSGKQYDEKKRGSDGYHEEIISKIRACAEKDMPVVLLGPGFEKELLAETGKRSDPDLFSRSYVYHTGQCGMTGINELMKAGMGAEVLRDSAVGAEMEAVESLMTEIARDGPVTYGLAEVSAAASAGAVETLLVLDSKVREQDLDSVVRDVESQRGKILVISSQHDAGRRLSALGGIGAILRYNS